From one Nitrosococcus halophilus Nc 4 genomic stretch:
- a CDS encoding metal-dependent hydrolase translates to MASPIGHSLAGIVCALAGTPRSGGFWRWVCFGIFAGIAADLDFLPGLLVGDVNKYHHGFSHSIISALIFGLLASYLSRWLQASAFRTGLVGALGYGSHLLLDYLTYDGRAPYGIPLFWPLNDHYWSSPYPIFVGIKHGEPGDSLTEFVMQGLSWHNLYAIGVELALVPVMLIVWYQVSKK, encoded by the coding sequence TTGGCTTCACCCATCGGTCATAGCCTTGCTGGTATTGTTTGTGCGTTAGCGGGTACTCCCCGAAGTGGCGGTTTTTGGCGTTGGGTTTGCTTTGGGATTTTTGCGGGCATTGCAGCTGATCTCGATTTTCTTCCGGGTCTACTTGTCGGTGATGTCAATAAATACCATCATGGCTTCAGTCATTCGATAATATCTGCGTTGATTTTTGGTTTGCTGGCATCCTATTTGTCGCGCTGGTTACAAGCATCTGCCTTTCGCACAGGCTTAGTGGGGGCGCTAGGTTATGGTTCTCATCTATTACTCGATTATCTTACCTATGACGGACGAGCTCCTTATGGAATACCCTTGTTCTGGCCACTTAATGACCATTACTGGAGTTCACCCTATCCAATCTTTGTGGGGATTAAACATGGAGAGCCCGGAGATTCGCTCACAGAGTTTGTGATGCAGGGGTTGTCATGGCATAACCTTTATGCAATCGGAGTCGAGCTGGCTCTGGTTCCTGTTATGTTGATTGTTTGGTATCAGGTATCGAAGAAATAA
- a CDS encoding acyltransferase — protein MKEIDKNQVIRERLLQARSSPAKAYMDLTVGDVGLRRFLVYEFLTTILGSMPGGFGFLVRKKFYPRLFKNVGNGLILGRNVTIRHPHKITLGNNVTVDDNSVLEGRGEGVVLEDSVVINRNSMLLAKTGPIYLGSRTTIGCNCVLASLGGIELGESVLVAGGCYMSGGDYHMGDTSRVIMDQGAYSKGPIRIGDNVWIGTGAILLDGVTVGTGAVIGAGAVVTRDIPENVIAVGVPARVIRSRAKKD, from the coding sequence GTGAAGGAAATTGATAAGAACCAAGTTATCCGGGAGAGGCTTTTGCAAGCGCGCTCATCACCCGCAAAAGCATATATGGATCTGACTGTAGGGGATGTCGGGCTAAGGCGCTTTTTGGTGTATGAGTTTCTGACAACTATTTTGGGCTCAATGCCAGGTGGTTTTGGCTTTTTAGTTCGAAAAAAATTTTATCCACGATTATTCAAGAACGTTGGTAATGGGCTTATCCTGGGTCGTAATGTAACTATCCGGCACCCACACAAAATCACGCTCGGCAACAATGTCACTGTCGATGATAACTCTGTGCTAGAGGGGCGGGGTGAGGGCGTTGTGCTTGAGGATAGCGTTGTCATTAATCGTAACTCCATGCTTTTGGCAAAAACTGGGCCTATTTATTTGGGTTCTCGAACAACAATTGGCTGTAACTGTGTGCTTGCGTCCCTAGGTGGCATTGAGCTAGGCGAATCCGTTTTAGTGGCGGGTGGTTGCTATATGAGTGGTGGTGACTACCATATGGGCGATACCTCCCGTGTCATTATGGACCAAGGGGCTTATTCAAAGGGCCCAATTAGGATTGGTGACAATGTATGGATTGGCACGGGAGCCATCCTTCTCGATGGTGTGACTGTAGGGACGGGGGCTGTGATCGGCGCAGGGGCGGTGGTGACCCGAGACATCCCGGAAAATGTGATTGCGGTCGGCGTCCCTGCCAGGGTTATCCGGAGCAGGGCTAAGAAGGATTAG